In Morganella morganii, the following are encoded in one genomic region:
- a CDS encoding HAMP domain-containing protein — protein MRVKVRKSLTIKQMSVVAAVTLVTIALFMTLLLSHLIQQRKDDYINQLYNSSVQVRKPLADALLGSDLNAIKSTLITLRASGILGRAIVMTPENVQVISLDFATHRPIPGTAKMIFGIPVEIKVPLYAYGVAHTGKPPQGYLILQVDDNRIYRFAMNVVALMVTSYLLLALVLVIAISWCINRLIVRPLRNMARELNSDEPAEQLSCSAYHEDDELGLLAKGYRNQLNKHKTESS, from the coding sequence ATGCGTGTAAAAGTCAGAAAGTCACTGACTATCAAACAGATGTCAGTTGTCGCTGCGGTGACTTTGGTGACGATCGCACTTTTTATGACGCTTCTGTTATCACATCTGATACAACAGCGGAAAGATGATTACATCAATCAGCTTTATAATTCGTCAGTACAGGTCAGGAAACCGCTGGCAGATGCCTTGTTAGGGTCGGACTTAAACGCAATAAAATCGACGCTGATAACATTGCGGGCCAGCGGGATTTTAGGACGCGCGATTGTGATGACGCCGGAAAATGTTCAGGTGATAAGCCTGGATTTTGCCACACACCGTCCTATTCCCGGCACAGCAAAAATGATTTTCGGGATCCCGGTTGAGATTAAGGTTCCGCTTTACGCCTACGGCGTGGCACATACCGGCAAACCCCCGCAGGGTTATCTTATTCTTCAGGTGGATGATAACCGCATATACCGCTTCGCGATGAATGTCGTGGCACTGATGGTGACCAGTTATCTGTTACTGGCGCTGGTGCTGGTGATCGCGATAAGCTGGTGTATTAACCGCCTGATCGTGCGGCCGCTGCGTAATATGGCCCGTGAGCTGAACAGTGATGAGCCTGCAGAGCAGCTCAGTTGTTCAGCATATCATGAGGATGATGAACTTGGTTTGCTGGCGAAGGGGTACCGGAACCAGCTGAACAAACATAAAACGGAGTCATCATAA
- the dppB gene encoding dipeptide ABC transporter permease DppB yields the protein MLQFILRRVGMVIPTFIGITLLTFIFVHLIPGDPVTIMAGERGISPERHAQLMAALGLDQPYWKQYLHYINGVLHGDLGLSLKSRQPVWEEFVPRFKATLELAACAMIFAISVGIPVGVLAAVKRGSIFDHTAIGVSLTGYSMPIFWWGIMLIMLVSVNLDLTPVSGRLSDSVFLDDSQPLTGFMLIDTLIWGEDGDFHDAVMHLILPSIVLGTIPLAVIVRMTRSAMLEVLGEDYIRTARAKGLSRIRVIVVHALRNALLPVVTVIGLQVGVMLAGAILTETIFSWPGIGRWLIDALQRRDYPVVQGGVLLIAILIILVNLCVDLLYGVVNPRIRHKK from the coding sequence ATGCTGCAATTTATCCTCCGACGGGTCGGGATGGTAATACCGACATTTATCGGTATCACGTTACTGACGTTTATATTTGTTCATCTGATTCCGGGAGACCCGGTCACTATCATGGCGGGTGAGCGGGGAATTTCCCCTGAACGCCACGCTCAACTGATGGCGGCCCTGGGGCTGGATCAGCCCTACTGGAAACAGTACCTTCATTATATCAACGGTGTCCTGCACGGTGACCTCGGCCTCTCTCTGAAGAGCCGTCAGCCGGTGTGGGAAGAGTTTGTTCCCCGCTTTAAAGCCACGCTGGAACTCGCTGCCTGTGCCATGATTTTCGCCATTTCTGTCGGGATCCCGGTCGGGGTACTGGCGGCCGTCAAACGCGGGTCAATCTTTGATCATACCGCTATAGGGGTCTCCCTGACCGGCTATTCCATGCCGATTTTCTGGTGGGGCATCATGCTGATCATGCTGGTGTCGGTGAATCTCGATCTGACACCGGTGTCGGGGCGCTTATCGGACAGTGTGTTCCTCGACGACAGTCAGCCGCTGACCGGATTTATGCTGATTGATACCCTGATCTGGGGTGAGGACGGCGATTTTCATGATGCGGTGATGCATCTTATTCTGCCGTCCATTGTGCTCGGTACCATCCCGCTGGCGGTGATTGTCCGTATGACCCGTTCGGCAATGCTGGAAGTGCTGGGTGAGGATTATATCCGTACCGCCCGCGCCAAGGGGCTGAGCCGCATCCGCGTGATTGTGGTGCATGCACTGCGCAACGCGCTGCTGCCGGTGGTGACCGTTATCGGCTTACAGGTCGGCGTGATGCTGGCCGGGGCGATTCTGACCGAAACGATTTTTTCCTGGCCCGGTATCGGCCGCTGGCTGATTGATGCCCTTCAGCGCCGCGACTATCCGGTTGTGCAGGGCGGCGTTCTGCTGATCGCCATTCTGATTATCCTGGTTAACCTGTGCGTGGATTTACTCTACGGCGTCGTTAACCCGCGGATCCGTCATAAAAAATAA
- the dppF gene encoding dipeptide ABC transporter ATP-binding subunit DppF, whose translation MSETTQPLLHVSDLKKYYPVKKGFFSPERMVKALDGVSFDLNRGKTLAVVGESGCGKSTLGRLLTMIEKPTGGELFYQGQDLLVADKHAEKLRRQKIQIVFQNPYGSLNPRKKVGQILEEPLVINTSLSAAERKEKVLAMMAKVGLKTEHYSRYPHMFSGGQRQRIAIARGLMLDPDVVIADEPVSALDVSVRAQVLNLMMDLQDELGLSYVFISHDLSVVEHIADDVMVMYLGRCVEKGTKAQIFENPRHPYTQALLSATPRLNPAQRRERIKLTGELPSPLNPPPGCAFAARCRHAFGTCTQFRPELKSYGGQLIACFAVDREEEAKISA comes from the coding sequence ATGAGTGAAACCACACAGCCGCTGTTACATGTCAGTGATCTGAAAAAATATTATCCGGTGAAGAAAGGCTTTTTCTCGCCGGAGCGGATGGTGAAAGCCCTCGACGGCGTATCGTTTGATCTGAATCGCGGGAAAACCCTGGCGGTGGTCGGGGAGTCCGGCTGCGGGAAATCGACACTCGGCCGTCTGCTGACCATGATTGAAAAACCGACCGGCGGGGAGCTGTTCTACCAGGGGCAGGATCTGCTGGTGGCAGATAAACATGCGGAGAAACTGCGGCGGCAGAAAATCCAGATTGTGTTCCAGAACCCGTACGGCTCGCTTAATCCGCGTAAAAAAGTCGGGCAGATTCTGGAAGAGCCGCTGGTTATCAATACCTCTCTCAGCGCGGCAGAGCGCAAAGAGAAAGTGCTGGCGATGATGGCGAAAGTCGGCCTGAAAACTGAGCATTACAGCCGTTATCCGCATATGTTTTCCGGCGGTCAGCGCCAGCGTATTGCCATTGCCCGGGGGCTGATGCTGGATCCGGATGTGGTGATTGCCGATGAACCGGTATCCGCGCTGGATGTATCCGTCCGCGCTCAGGTGCTGAACCTGATGATGGATCTTCAGGATGAGCTGGGTCTGTCGTATGTGTTTATTTCTCATGACTTATCTGTGGTGGAACATATCGCGGATGATGTGATGGTGATGTATCTGGGACGTTGTGTGGAAAAAGGTACCAAAGCGCAGATTTTTGAGAATCCGCGCCATCCTTACACACAGGCTCTGCTCTCCGCGACACCGAGGCTGAATCCGGCACAGCGCCGCGAGCGGATAAAACTGACCGGCGAGCTGCCGAGCCCGCTGAATCCGCCGCCGGGATGCGCCTTTGCCGCCCGCTGCCGTCATGCATTTGGCACCTGTACTCAGTTCCGTCCGGAGCTTAAATCCTACGGCGGACAGCTGATTGCCTGTTTCGCGGTGGACAGGGAAGAAGAGGCAAAAATTTCCGCATAA
- a CDS encoding DUF1090 domain-containing protein, producing MTRFTTAALALGALLVSTSALSAQNGCDIKKSKIQEQLSYAKAHGNTHRVQGLERALQNVNTYCTPNSLRDDARDEVSDRTKEVAERKADLQKAIDKGDISKIAKRERKLAEAEAELKEAQAELDSLLK from the coding sequence ATGACACGTTTTACAACTGCTGCACTGGCTCTGGGTGCATTACTGGTAAGCACCTCCGCGCTGAGTGCGCAGAATGGCTGTGACATCAAAAAAAGCAAAATTCAGGAGCAGCTCAGCTACGCCAAAGCTCACGGCAATACTCACCGTGTGCAGGGGCTGGAGCGGGCTTTGCAGAATGTGAATACTTACTGCACACCAAACAGCCTGCGTGATGATGCCCGCGATGAAGTCAGTGACCGGACAAAAGAAGTGGCAGAGCGCAAAGCCGATTTACAGAAAGCCATCGATAAAGGCGATATCAGTAAGATTGCCAAACGCGAACGCAAACTGGCCGAAGCCGAAGCGGAATTAAAAGAAGCACAGGCGGAACTGGATTCATTATTAAAGTAA
- the dppD gene encoding dipeptide ABC transporter ATP-binding protein, giving the protein MALLTVDKLSVHFGEKEMPFRAVDRISYQVEEGEVLGIVGESGSGKSVSSLAIMGLIDFPGRVMADNLEFDGRHLLTISEKERRELVGADVAMIFQDPMTSLNPCYTVGYQIMEALKVHQGGNRKTRLQRTIDLLTLVGIPDPKSRLDVYPHQLSGGMSQRVMIAMAIACRPKLLIADEPTTALDVTIQAQIIELLLELQQQENMALVLITHDLALVAEAAHHIIVMYAGQVAESGKASDIFRAPRHPYTQALLRALPEFAGNKSRLASLPGVVPGKYDRPQGCLLNPRCPYATDLCRSTEPELRTVGARQVKCHTPLDDEGRPGHE; this is encoded by the coding sequence ATGGCGTTATTAACAGTTGATAAATTATCTGTTCACTTCGGTGAAAAAGAGATGCCATTCCGCGCCGTTGACCGGATCAGCTATCAGGTTGAGGAAGGTGAAGTGCTCGGGATTGTCGGGGAATCCGGCTCCGGTAAATCCGTCAGTTCACTGGCGATTATGGGGCTGATTGATTTCCCGGGCCGGGTGATGGCGGATAACCTTGAGTTTGACGGCCGCCATCTGCTGACCATCTCAGAAAAAGAGCGGCGCGAGCTGGTGGGCGCGGATGTGGCAATGATTTTCCAGGATCCGATGACCAGCCTGAATCCCTGCTATACCGTGGGATATCAGATCATGGAAGCCCTGAAAGTTCACCAGGGCGGCAACCGGAAAACCCGGTTACAGCGGACTATCGACCTGCTGACGCTGGTCGGTATCCCGGATCCGAAATCGCGGCTGGATGTTTATCCGCATCAGTTATCCGGCGGGATGAGCCAGCGGGTGATGATTGCGATGGCGATTGCCTGCCGTCCTAAGCTGCTGATTGCCGATGAACCGACAACGGCGCTGGATGTGACCATTCAGGCGCAGATCATTGAACTGCTGCTCGAGTTACAACAGCAGGAAAACATGGCACTGGTGCTGATCACCCATGACCTCGCGCTGGTGGCGGAAGCCGCTCACCACATTATTGTGATGTATGCGGGGCAGGTGGCGGAGTCCGGCAAGGCGTCGGATATCTTCCGCGCGCCGCGTCATCCGTATACTCAGGCACTATTACGGGCGCTGCCGGAATTCGCCGGTAACAAGAGCCGTCTGGCATCACTTCCGGGAGTTGTGCCCGGTAAATATGACCGGCCGCAAGGTTGTCTGCTGAACCCGCGCTGCCCGTATGCCACGGATTTATGCCGCAGCACGGAACCGGAACTGCGTACTGTCGGGGCGCGTCAGGTGAAATGTCATACCCCGCTGGATGATGAAGGGAGACCGGGCCATGAGTGA
- the yhjD gene encoding inner membrane protein YhjD yields MTRENDTPEDDNSTSSLKPLRKNFDEGLKQGKKALKWSVKAGNYIRNIPFIAHLIRTATRFNDRMGSPFGAAITYFSFLSMIPILMVSFAAAGYVLAFNPELLTKLIRGVANSISDPTLAATIERSIDTAIRQRATVGLTGLALALYSGVNWVGNLRMAIRAQYHDQWEPDIEVKENMFLRYLRDFLALIGLLVALVVTLSLTSIAGAAQARIVAFLGLDAVEWLRPAWTTIGLTISILANYLLFTWILWILPRMKLSRRSLLKGTLLAAIGFEILKTIMTWLLPNMAASPSGAAFGSVIGLMAFFYFFARLILFSAAWIATDIQKNKTA; encoded by the coding sequence ATGACCCGGGAAAACGACACACCGGAAGATGACAACAGCACATCATCATTAAAACCCCTGCGGAAGAATTTTGATGAAGGGTTAAAACAGGGAAAAAAAGCCCTGAAATGGAGCGTGAAAGCCGGAAATTATATCCGCAATATTCCGTTTATTGCCCATCTGATCCGCACCGCCACCCGCTTTAATGACAGAATGGGCAGCCCGTTCGGTGCAGCGATTACCTATTTCTCGTTTTTATCCATGATCCCGATTCTGATGGTCTCTTTTGCCGCCGCCGGTTATGTGCTGGCCTTTAATCCGGAACTGCTGACTAAACTTATCCGTGGTGTCGCCAACAGTATCAGCGACCCGACACTCGCCGCCACTATTGAGCGCAGTATTGATACCGCAATCCGCCAGCGTGCAACCGTCGGGTTAACCGGTCTGGCACTGGCACTCTATTCCGGGGTGAACTGGGTGGGCAATCTGCGGATGGCTATCCGGGCACAGTACCACGACCAGTGGGAGCCGGATATTGAAGTGAAAGAGAATATGTTCCTGCGCTATCTGCGGGATTTCCTGGCGCTGATCGGTCTGCTGGTGGCGCTGGTGGTTACTCTCTCGCTGACCTCAATTGCCGGTGCCGCGCAAGCCCGGATTGTCGCGTTTCTCGGCCTGGATGCTGTCGAATGGCTGCGTCCCGCCTGGACAACTATCGGCCTGACCATCTCCATCCTTGCCAACTATCTGCTGTTTACCTGGATTCTCTGGATCCTGCCGCGCATGAAGCTGAGCCGCCGCTCCCTGCTGAAAGGCACACTGCTGGCCGCAATAGGCTTTGAGATCCTGAAAACCATTATGACCTGGCTGCTGCCGAATATGGCGGCCTCCCCGTCCGGTGCTGCGTTTGGTTCCGTTATCGGCCTGATGGCCTTTTTCTATTTCTTCGCGCGCCTGATCCTCTTTTCTGCCGCCTGGATTGCGACTGATATCCAAAAAAACAAAACCGCCTGA
- a CDS encoding M16 family metallopeptidase, with protein sequence MQRSYLRVLLGGVLIAVTSQLHAEALQPDPAWQQGKLANGFSWQLLQTPQRPNDRIQMRLSVQTGSMMEKPAEKGFAYLIPKVVMFNSQSLNTQQLSNLLRNGISPDMPLPPAIVSYDFTLYNLSLPNNNPEVLKAALSWMADVSGHGIFNQETVTAALAAPDSPVATYPPNINDPIWRARLKGTTLQGFDPVSPPAGKIDVEALNSFYQRWYTPDMATLYVAGPVDKRALEDGISKAFGSLEGKRQTPVSVATLPPMKPRSVHAVNENQKDDMLALVWDLNWSSVKDSDALNRYWLNDLAREALFGVLQQGIGKKNEKFMAMNMDCRMQYQRASCMLSLRAPNEKMPVIVSELAGELAVLKEKGISAENFDALIAMKQAQLQQLFAIYARTTTDILINQRLMSQQSNIIDIPPEQYQRLRQAFLNNLTPDVLNAEIHAILEQDTAFFFTQPKGETEMNVDQLRAQFDKIMHPEKAVAAAEKQAAADAESAEKAAAEKAAAEKAAAEQAKAPAVTPEAAAPSQEAKPAEPKAPAPAKKGGQNGNAEPPAADNNTDGVSA encoded by the coding sequence ATGCAACGCTCTTATTTACGTGTTTTACTCGGTGGCGTCCTGATTGCCGTCACATCTCAGTTACACGCAGAAGCATTACAGCCGGACCCGGCATGGCAGCAGGGTAAACTGGCAAACGGATTCAGCTGGCAGCTGCTTCAGACGCCGCAGCGCCCGAATGACCGCATACAGATGCGCCTTTCTGTTCAGACCGGCTCCATGATGGAAAAACCGGCTGAAAAAGGGTTCGCTTACCTCATCCCGAAAGTGGTGATGTTTAACAGCCAGAGCCTGAACACACAGCAGTTATCGAACCTGCTGCGTAATGGTATAAGCCCGGATATGCCGCTGCCGCCGGCGATTGTTTCCTATGATTTCACACTCTATAACCTGAGCCTGCCGAATAATAATCCTGAAGTGCTGAAAGCGGCACTGAGCTGGATGGCGGATGTCTCAGGTCATGGAATTTTTAATCAGGAAACTGTTACTGCCGCTCTGGCCGCGCCGGATTCTCCGGTCGCCACTTATCCGCCGAATATCAATGATCCTATCTGGCGTGCCCGGTTAAAAGGCACCACCCTCCAGGGGTTTGACCCGGTGTCGCCGCCTGCGGGCAAAATTGATGTTGAGGCACTGAACAGTTTCTATCAGCGCTGGTACACACCGGATATGGCGACACTGTATGTTGCCGGGCCGGTTGATAAACGCGCGCTGGAAGACGGCATCAGCAAAGCATTCGGCTCTCTGGAAGGTAAGCGTCAGACACCGGTCAGTGTCGCCACACTACCGCCGATGAAACCACGCTCAGTCCATGCCGTGAATGAAAATCAGAAAGACGATATGCTGGCGCTGGTCTGGGATCTGAACTGGTCTTCCGTCAAAGATTCAGATGCACTGAACCGCTACTGGTTAAATGACCTCGCCCGTGAGGCACTTTTTGGTGTATTACAGCAGGGCATCGGCAAGAAAAATGAAAAATTCATGGCCATGAATATGGATTGCCGGATGCAGTATCAGCGTGCCAGCTGTATGCTCAGCCTGCGTGCGCCGAATGAAAAAATGCCGGTGATTGTCTCTGAACTGGCCGGTGAACTGGCTGTGCTGAAAGAAAAAGGGATTTCCGCTGAGAATTTTGATGCGCTGATTGCCATGAAACAGGCTCAGCTTCAGCAGTTGTTTGCTATTTATGCCCGGACCACCACGGATATCCTGATCAACCAGCGTCTGATGTCCCAGCAGAGTAATATCATTGATATTCCGCCGGAGCAGTACCAGCGTCTGCGTCAGGCGTTCCTGAATAACCTGACACCGGATGTGCTGAACGCAGAAATTCATGCGATTTTAGAACAGGATACCGCATTCTTCTTTACTCAGCCGAAAGGTGAGACAGAAATGAATGTGGATCAGCTGCGTGCTCAGTTCGATAAGATAATGCATCCGGAGAAAGCGGTTGCTGCGGCAGAGAAACAGGCTGCGGCGGATGCGGAATCCGCTGAGAAAGCGGCAGCCGAAAAAGCAGCGGCAGAAAAAGCCGCCGCAGAGCAGGCCAAAGCCCCGGCGGTAACCCCGGAAGCGGCAGCGCCGTCACAGGAAGCGAAACCGGCAGAACCAAAAGCACCGGCTCCGGCTAAAAAAGGCGGGCAAAACGGCAATGCCGAGCCACCGGCGGCAGATAACAACACCGACGGTGTCAGTGCCTGA
- a CDS encoding 2-hydroxymuconate tautomerase family protein — MPFINIRITKEGATAEQKQKLIEGATQLLVDVLGKNPASTFVIIDEVETDNWGVGGQSVTKLRADAKK, encoded by the coding sequence ATGCCATTCATCAATATCCGCATCACCAAAGAAGGTGCGACCGCAGAACAAAAGCAAAAACTGATTGAAGGTGCCACACAATTACTTGTTGATGTACTGGGAAAAAACCCGGCTTCAACCTTTGTGATTATTGATGAGGTGGAAACAGACAACTGGGGTGTCGGCGGACAGAGTGTGACGAAACTGCGCGCTGACGCGAAGAAATAA
- the dppC gene encoding dipeptide ABC transporter permease DppC, producing the protein MSETTNTTVTRAPEPLSPLREFWHYFRRNKGALIGLIYILLMLLIAVFAPLLAPHLPDEQFRDHLLQPPVWQEGGSWQFILGTDDIGRDILSRLMYGARLSLLVGCLVVALSLLLGVVIGLAAGYFGGWVDALIMRIVDIMLALPSLLLALVLVAIFGPSIVNASLALTFVALPHYIRLTRAAVLTEVSRDYVTASAVAGAGPVRQMFVNILPNCLAPLIVQASLGFSNAILDMAALGFLGMGAQPPTPEWGTMLSDVLQFTQSAWWVVTFPGLAILLTVLAFNLMGDGLRDALDPKLKQ; encoded by the coding sequence ATGTCTGAGACGACAAATACTACCGTGACCCGCGCGCCTGAGCCGCTTTCCCCGCTGCGCGAATTCTGGCACTACTTCCGGCGCAACAAAGGCGCGCTGATCGGCCTGATCTATATTCTGCTGATGCTGCTGATCGCCGTTTTTGCCCCGCTGCTCGCCCCGCATCTGCCGGATGAGCAGTTCCGTGATCATTTATTACAACCGCCGGTCTGGCAGGAAGGCGGCTCATGGCAGTTTATTCTCGGTACTGATGATATCGGCCGCGATATTCTGTCGCGCCTGATGTACGGCGCACGGCTTTCACTGCTGGTCGGTTGTCTGGTGGTAGCGCTGTCGCTGCTGCTGGGGGTGGTGATTGGCCTCGCTGCCGGGTATTTCGGCGGCTGGGTTGATGCCCTGATCATGCGTATCGTCGATATCATGCTGGCACTGCCGAGCCTGCTGCTGGCACTGGTGCTGGTGGCGATTTTCGGTCCGTCGATTGTTAATGCCTCGCTGGCGCTGACTTTCGTGGCACTGCCGCACTATATCCGTCTGACCCGCGCGGCGGTGCTGACGGAAGTGAGCCGCGACTATGTGACCGCTTCTGCGGTGGCGGGCGCAGGCCCGGTGCGCCAGATGTTTGTCAATATTCTGCCGAACTGCCTGGCGCCGCTGATTGTGCAGGCATCTCTGGGTTTCTCCAACGCTATTCTGGACATGGCCGCATTAGGTTTCCTCGGGATGGGCGCACAGCCGCCGACACCGGAGTGGGGAACCATGCTGTCCGATGTTTTACAGTTTACGCAGAGCGCATGGTGGGTGGTGACCTTCCCGGGCCTGGCGATTTTACTGACAGTACTGGCGTTTAACCTGATGGGCGACGGATTGCGTGATGCCCTTGATCCTAAGCTTAAGCAGTAG
- a CDS encoding serine hydrolase domain-containing protein encodes MPARNLSALLQDVQPDGFATAFCFTGEGCELPDGAAHGGLSKNDSTPVTPDTPVRIASNTKTFTAAAVLRLYEQQKLSLSSPVAPLLSPQYVRWLTEAGYDLNTITVQHLLSHSSGLYDHADEKYIRDVLADPGHLWTRDEQIRLYVSRGYPLMKPGLCFLYSDTGYLLLGDIIERITQLPLAQAVRQLLRFDAPGMESAYWELEEPAPAGLPPRAHQYLGNIDGETISPTMDLWGGGGLIMSVNALAVFMANLFEGRIFDKPDTLETMLKPGSHDGAEDYRCGVMVTERDGQTLWYHLGFWGTAAYYHPQKKIAAAGFVNNRDTRPWLMNLLESSLCQDDE; translated from the coding sequence ATGCCGGCGCGGAATTTATCAGCCCTGCTGCAGGATGTTCAGCCGGACGGTTTTGCCACGGCATTCTGTTTCACCGGCGAAGGGTGTGAATTGCCGGACGGTGCGGCACACGGCGGACTGAGCAAAAACGACAGCACGCCGGTCACCCCGGATACCCCGGTGCGGATCGCCAGTAATACCAAAACGTTTACCGCGGCGGCAGTGCTGCGCCTGTATGAACAGCAGAAGCTCAGTCTCAGTTCACCGGTCGCGCCGCTGCTCTCCCCGCAGTATGTCCGCTGGCTGACAGAGGCGGGTTATGATCTGAATACCATCACGGTGCAGCATCTGCTCAGTCACAGCAGCGGGCTGTATGATCATGCCGATGAGAAGTATATCCGTGATGTGCTCGCCGACCCCGGCCATCTCTGGACACGGGATGAGCAGATCCGCCTGTATGTCAGCCGGGGCTATCCGCTGATGAAACCGGGCCTCTGTTTCCTCTATTCCGATACCGGGTATCTGCTGCTGGGCGATATTATTGAGCGGATCACACAACTGCCGCTGGCACAAGCGGTCCGGCAGTTGCTGCGCTTTGATGCACCGGGCATGGAATCCGCTTACTGGGAACTGGAAGAACCGGCGCCGGCGGGTCTTCCGCCACGGGCGCATCAGTATCTCGGTAATATTGACGGGGAGACCATCAGTCCGACCATGGATCTGTGGGGCGGCGGCGGGTTGATTATGTCGGTAAACGCCCTGGCGGTGTTTATGGCAAATCTGTTTGAGGGCCGTATTTTTGACAAGCCGGACACCCTTGAAACCATGCTGAAACCGGGCAGCCATGACGGTGCGGAAGATTACCGCTGCGGGGTGATGGTGACAGAGCGGGACGGCCAGACACTCTGGTATCATTTGGGATTCTGGGGAACCGCAGCTTACTATCACCCGCAGAAAAAAATCGCGGCGGCGGGCTTTGTGAATAACAGGGACACCCGGCCGTGGCTGATGAATCTGCTGGAAAGCAGCTTGTGTCAGGACGATGAATAG
- a CDS encoding 23S rRNA (adenine(2030)-N(6))-methyltransferase RlmJ has translation MLSYRHSFHAGNHADVLKHTVQSLIIESLKEKDKPFLYLDTHAGAGRYQLSGEHAERTGEYLEGIARIWAQESVPEELKTYLEAVSALNPRGDLRFYPGSPLIAAHLLRDHDKLNISELHPSDFPLLRNEFSRDNRARVVREDGYQQLKSQLPPLSRRGFVLIDPPYELKSDYQAVVKGIQEGHRRFATGTYAVWYPVVLRQQIKRMVKDFQATGIRKILQIELAVRPDSDQRGMTASGMIVINPPWKLESQMKSVLPWLHNVLVPEGTGHTLVEWITPE, from the coding sequence ATGCTTAGTTACCGCCACAGCTTTCACGCCGGCAACCATGCGGATGTGTTAAAACACACCGTCCAGAGTCTGATCATTGAATCATTAAAAGAGAAAGACAAACCCTTTTTGTATCTGGATACGCACGCCGGCGCCGGGCGTTATCAGCTCAGTGGTGAGCATGCGGAGCGTACCGGGGAGTACCTGGAAGGGATCGCCCGTATCTGGGCACAGGAATCGGTGCCGGAAGAACTGAAAACGTATCTTGAAGCCGTCAGTGCACTGAATCCGCGTGGTGACCTGCGTTTTTATCCGGGTTCGCCGCTGATCGCCGCACATTTGCTGCGTGATCACGACAAATTAAATATCAGCGAACTGCATCCGTCTGATTTCCCGCTGCTGCGCAATGAATTTAGCCGCGATAACCGCGCCCGTGTGGTGCGGGAAGATGGTTATCAGCAGCTGAAATCACAGTTACCGCCGTTGTCCCGGCGCGGATTTGTGCTGATTGACCCGCCGTATGAACTGAAAAGTGATTATCAGGCCGTGGTGAAAGGGATTCAGGAAGGTCACCGCCGTTTTGCGACCGGGACTTATGCGGTCTGGTATCCGGTGGTGCTGCGCCAGCAGATCAAACGGATGGTAAAAGATTTCCAGGCAACCGGGATCCGCAAGATTCTGCAAATCGAGCTGGCGGTGCGCCCTGACAGTGATCAGCGCGGTATGACCGCATCCGGCATGATTGTGATTAACCCGCCGTGGAAGCTGGAATCGCAGATGAAATCTGTGCTGCCGTGGCTGCATAACGTGCTGGTACCGGAAGGTACAGGGCATACACTGGTTGAATGGATCACACCGGAATAA